From the Manihot esculenta cultivar AM560-2 chromosome 3, M.esculenta_v8, whole genome shotgun sequence genome, one window contains:
- the LOC110611959 gene encoding pentatricopeptide repeat-containing protein At1g20230: protein MILLSPFKAFVFITSPYHRSAALISPSRNLLHLLQLSIAHSSLDLTHQCHSRILSLGFSQNPFLATKLITAYAVCGFPTESQLVFNSLEHKSVHLWNSLINGYVKNQTYGEAFRLFCQMCCSGVFLDDYTLSTLCKVCGEMGDLNTGKLIHGKSVATGFVIDIVVTNSLMSMYCKCGEFRECLKLFGEMPERNATSWNVVIAGYADSGDRNFNKEIIRFVKDMQIEGFKPNGYTVSSLLLLCNDTTEKMDYGRELHGFLVRNELSWGFAGSDIHLGCCLIDMYSRNNKVDVGKRVFDLMKRRNVYVWTAMINGYVQNGVLKEALVLFYEMQVKDGIEPNRVSLLSVLSTCGSLAGLTGGKQIHGYAIRKKLNHDVSLGNALIDMYSKCGNLNYARRVFEDRSFCRDAISWSSLISGYGLHGMGEEAVCLYDRMLQKGNKPDTITVVGVLSACGRSGLVDEGLRIYNSAISEYGIKPTVEICSCLVDMLGRSGKLGLALDFIKTMPMEPGPSVWGALVSASIQHGNLEMQDLAYKFLIRLEPENPSNYVSLSNLHAFSRRWHDVAKVRKIMKERGLRKTPGCSWISINNSTHCFYAADKAHPCSNSIYEMLDGLILLMKGTVHPPDFQFMT from the coding sequence ATGATCCTACTCTCTCCATTCAAAGCATTTGTCTTCATAACATCCCCTTATCACCGCTCTGCCGCTCTCATCTCTCCATCTCGAAATCTTCTACATTTGCTTCAGCTTTCAATTGCCCACAGCTCTCTGGATCTCACCCACCAATGCCATTCTCGTATTCTCTCGCTTGGTTTCTCTCAAAACCCCTTTCTAGCCACTAAACTCATCACCGCATATGCTGTTTGCGGTTTCCCAACTGAGTCTCAACTTGTTTTTAACTCGCTTGAGCATAAGAGCGTGCATTTGTGGAACTCATTGATTAATGGGTATGTTAAAAATCAGACATACGGTGAAGCTTTTCGTCTGTTCTGTCAGATGTGTTGCTCTGGCGTGTTTCTAGATGATTATACGCTTTCAACTCTCTGCAAGGTTTGCGGTGAGATGGGTGACTTGAATACTGGGAAACTGATTCATGGGAAAAGTGTAGCAACTGGGTTTGTCATAGATATCGTTGTCACCAATTCTCTTATGTCTATGTATTGTAAATGTGGGGAATTTAGAGAATGTTTGAAACTGTTTGGTGAAATGCCAGAGAGAAATGCGACTTCTTGGAATGTTGTCATTGCGGGATATGCGGATTCGGGGGATCGTAATTTCAATAAGGAGATTATACGATTTGTAAAAGACATGCAAATTGAGGGTTTCAAACCCAATGGATATACAGTTTCGAGTCTGTTGCTGTTGTGTAATGATACTACTGAGAAAATGGACTATGGAAGGGAGCTTCATGGATTCCTAGTAAGAAATGAACTGAGCTGGGGGTTTGCGGGTTCAGATATTCATTTGGGATGTTGCTTGATTGATATGTATTCGAGGAATAATAAAGTTGATGTGGGTAAACGAGTGTTTGATCTGATGAAGAGGAGAAACGTTTATGTCTGGACGGCAATGATCAACGGTTATGTGCAAAATGGAGTTCTGAAAGaggccttggttcttttctatGAAATGCAGGTGAAAGATGGAATAGAACCTAATAGGGTGTCTCTGTTGAGTGTTCTTTCTACTTGTGGATCACTTGCTGGTTTAACTGGGGGGAAACAAATTCATGGATATGCAATTAGAAAAAAACTGAACCATGACGTGTCTTTAGGTAATGCTTTGATTGACATGTATTCCAAGTGTGGTAATTTGAACTATGCAAGACGAGTGTTTGAGGACAGATCTTTTTGTAGAGATGCGATCTCTTGGAGTTCCCTGATTTCTGGATATGGATTGCATGGGATGGGAGAGGAAGCTGTCTGTTTATATGATAGAATGCTTCAGAAAGGGAATAAACCAGACACGATAACAGTAGTAGGGGTTCTTTCTGCTTGTGGCAGGTCAGGATTGGTAGATGAAGGCCTTCGTATCTATAACTCTGCAATAAGTGAATATGGAATTAAGCCGACGGTTGAGATTTGCTCTTGTCTTGTGGACATGTTGGGTAGATCAGGGAAGCTTGGACTAGCATTAGATTTTATTAAAACCATGCCTATGGAACCTGGTCCAAGTGTTTGGGGCGCTCTTGTTAGTGCTTCCATACAGCATGGGAATCTTGAGATGCAGGATCTAGCTTACAAGTTTCTTATTCGGTTAGAACCTGAGAACCCCTCAAATTATGTCTCTCTCTCAAATTTACATGCTTTTTCTAGGAGATGGCATGATGTAGCCAAGGTaagaaaaataatgaaagaaaGGGGTTTAAGGAAAACTCCTGGGTGCAGTTGGATAAGCATTAATAACTCAACTCATTGTTTCTACGCTGCTGATAAAGCACATCCTTGTTCCAACTCAATATATGAAATGCTGGATGGTCTTATATTATTGATGAAGGGAACTGTTCATCCTCCCGATTTTCAGTTCATGACGTAG
- the LOC110610579 gene encoding membrane protein PM19L, translating to MATVGRNLAAPLLFLNLIMYAITLGFASWCLNRYINGQTYHPSFGGNGATSFFLTFAILASVVGIVSKFAGGTHIRAWRNESLGAAGATSLMAWAVTVLAFGLACKQINLGGHRGWRLRVVEAFIIILTFTQLLYLLLLHAGLFSSRYGPGYRDRDYGVTTAGEPVHKGGVTAAEPRV from the exons ATGGCAACTGTAGGCAGGAACCTAGCAGCTCCACTGCTGTTTCTTAACTTGATCATGTATGCTATTACGTTAGGCTTTGCTAGTTGGTGTCTTAATAGGTATATCAACGGCCAAACCTACCATCCGA GTTTTGGTGGTAATGGAGCAACATCTTTCTTCCTCACCTTTGCCATATTAGCTTCTGTTGTTGGCATAGTATCAAAGTTCGCAGGTGGCACCCACATCAGAGCTTGGAGGAATGAAAGTCTAGGTGCTGCTGGTGCAACTTCATTGATGGCCTGGGCCGTCACTGTCCTAGCTTTTGG GTTGGCGTGTAAGCAAATAAACCTAGGAGGGCACAGAGGTTGGAGACTAAGGGTGGTGGAAGCATTTATAATAATCTTGACATTCACCCAACTCTTGTATCTACTGTTGCTTCATGCTGGATTGTTTAGCAGCAGGTATGGCCCTGGCTACCGGGACCGTGATTACGGTGTGACCACCGCTGGAGAACCGGTGCACAAGGGTGGTGTTACGGCAGCTGAGCCTAGAGTTTGA
- the LOC110611666 gene encoding protein GAMETE EXPRESSED 3, whose protein sequence is MQICICSVKRKEILWAGFDKLEDEGDVIRRVLLLGCERNFLAFESNGSIAWKLHLAYTCNASLPPVHGSRGKIFLVAENRVLNINFLDLETSLPTKEVFFGQEDAGEIIGLAVSRLSSSVFINHRNQGLFVYLIGGQGQLLWSIGPMTSQFGYRLGCRKDVTDCYFNSVPVIAQCEGSIYISNTAGELYSLSIRSPHFNWIQDLSSFDKDFTVTPGNNAHLYVTVPIKALVLALDVSTGNILWQKSIGPLNAAALVPVVDSKGWVSIGSLDGFLYSISPTGDVKKFAKASVLNHVIQVSPLLDCSGYAVYISQAEMEGKFSRVIGEYNYVSALRPKGAVFTLLVPATRGEKTKDSRTQEQMNRGRVYNQRGFTNAVIRDIDLHDDSNWVVISSSMGANHLFAINPFGGSVNFQTSDASHTSKNSGLGVMMKSPVLLTT, encoded by the exons ATGCAAATCTGCATTTGCTCAGTCAAAAGGAAAGAGATCCTTTGGGCCGGGTTTGACAAGTTAGAGGATGAGGGTGATGTGATTCGCCGAGTTCTTCTCCTGGGTTGTGAGAGGAATTTTTTGGCATTTGAAAGTAATGGGTCCATTGCCTGGAAATTACATTTGGCTTACACTTGCAACGCAAGCCTACCTCCTGTTCATGGCAGTAGAGGGAAG ATTTTTTTGGTTGCAGAGAACAGAGTCCTGAATATAAATTTTCTTGATCTTGAAACTTCTCTGCCCACGAAAGAAGTTTTCTTCGGTCAAGAAGATGCAGGTGAAATTATCGGCCTTGCGGTGAGCAGGCTGAGTTCATCTGTATTCATCAATCACAGGAACCAGGGATTATTTGTGTACTTAATTGGGGGACAAGGACAACTACTATGGAGTATTGGACCTATGACTTCTCAGTTTGGCTACCGTCTAGGTTGCAGGAAAGACGTTACAGATTGTTATTTTAATTCAGTTCCTGTGATTGCTCAATGTGAGGGCAGTATATATATTTCGAATACTGCAGGGGAACTTTACTCTCTGTCTATTCGTAGCCCTCACTTCAATTGGATCCAGGATCTAAGCTCATTTGACAAAGATTTTACTGTAACACCCGGAAACAATGCCCATTTGTATGTAACTGTACCTATCAAGGCTCTTGTGTTGGCACTAGATGTTTCTACGGGCAATATTTTATGGCAGAAGAGCATTGGACCATTGAATGCAGCTGCATTGGTTCCAGTTGTGGATTCTAAAGGTTGGGTATCTATTGGTTCTTTGGATGGATTTCTGTACTCAATCTCACCTACTGGGGATGTGAAGAAATTTGCAAAAGCATCTGTATTGAATCATGTTATCCAAGTTAGTCCTTTACTTGATTGCTCTGGCTATGCAGTTTATATATCTCAGGCAGAGATGGAAGGAAAGTTCAGTCGAGTGATTGGTGAATATAATTATGTCTCAGCATTGAGACCTAAAGGTGCAGTCTTCACCTTGCTGGTTCCAGCAACAAGAGGAGAGAAAACGAAAGATAGCAGAactcaagaacaaatgaacagAGGAAGAGTTTACAATCAACGTGGATTTACTAATGCAGTTATACGAGACATTGATCTCCATGATGACAGCAACTGGGTTGTGATAAGCTCCTCAATGGGGGCCAACCATTTATTTGCTATTAATCCCTTTGGAGGGTCAGTGAACTTTCAAACTTCAGATGCTAGCCACACCAGTAAAAATAGTGGATTAGGTGTAATGATGAAATCACCTGTTTTGCTGACCACCTAA